TAGGGTTAAGACAGTTTGCTGTTATGGAGGAATCACAAGCTCCTTCAAGCATCAACAATATGTTTTCAAACTTGGAAAACAACGGTGCTCCATGGAAATATTCACAGGCTGACAGAGCAAATTGGACAAATCAATAAAAGGGAAAAACATGGAAAATCAATTACATATACCTACAGTAGCTGAATTATTGGCAAAAGGAGAAAGCCCAGATTTATTGTTTTGGGTTGGGTGCGCAGGTAGTTTTGATGAAAGAGCTCAACGTATTACTAGAGATATCTGTAAGATATTGCAACACGTAGGGATTAAATATGCCATCTTAGGAACAGAAGAAAGTTGCACAGGCGATCCTGCGAAACGCGCGGGAAACGAATTCTTATTTCAGATGCAGGCGATGATGAACATCCAAGTATTGGATGGATATGAAATCAAAAAGATCGTTACGGCATGTCCCCACTGTTTTAATACATTGAAGAACGAGTATCCTAGTTTGGGCGGGAATTATGAGGTAATTCATCATTCTCAGTTAATTCAATCCTTGATCGATGATGGCAAATTGAGACCATCAGATGGACATGAGTTCAAGGGTAAGAAAATAACATACCACGATCCTTGTTATTTAGGCCGAGGTAATGATATTTACGAAGCACCTAGAAAAGCTCTGGAAGTATTGGATGCAGACCTAGTGGAATTAAAAAGATGTAAATCCAACGGCTTATGTTGTGGAGCAGGTGGTGCGCAGATGTTCAAGGAACCTGAAAAAGGCGAAAAGGATATCAACGTAGAACGTATAGAGGATGTTATTGAAAGCCAAGCCAGCATCGTAGCTGCAGCATGCCCATTTTGTATGACTATGTTGAGAGATGGTGTAAAGGTTAAAGAAAAAGAACAGGAAATAAAAGTATTGGATATTGCAGAGATTACTGTAAAAGCCAACAATATATAGCATTTTTACTAAACAACATACAAACTAAAACCTTTGCCTGTCGGCAAGGGTTTTTTTATAAAATCCATAATAAAAAAAGGTCGAGGTAAAAACCTCGACCTTTATAATTTACCGGTGCCCAGGAGCAGATTCGAACTGCCACACCCATACAGGCGCCACCCCCTCAAGATGGTGCGTCTACCAATTTCGCCACCTGGGCTAAGACATCGCAAAAATAAACTTTATTTTTATTCTTACAACGATTTTAGCCTTTTTCCTTCTTAAGATTTTTATTGATTAACGTTTGGATTATTCCATCCGCCAAACCAATCCTGGGTGCCATAATATTTTTCAGATGACCTACTTTCATGATAGTCAAGAAAATCTCAGAAGCTGGGATAATTACGTCTGCCCTATCTTGCTTTAATTCAAGTACATTGATCCTATCTTTCAAGGAATACGAATTCAAATAGA
The Sphingobacterium daejeonense genome window above contains:
- a CDS encoding (Fe-S)-binding protein; this encodes MENQLHIPTVAELLAKGESPDLLFWVGCAGSFDERAQRITRDICKILQHVGIKYAILGTEESCTGDPAKRAGNEFLFQMQAMMNIQVLDGYEIKKIVTACPHCFNTLKNEYPSLGGNYEVIHHSQLIQSLIDDGKLRPSDGHEFKGKKITYHDPCYLGRGNDIYEAPRKALEVLDADLVELKRCKSNGLCCGAGGAQMFKEPEKGEKDINVERIEDVIESQASIVAAACPFCMTMLRDGVKVKEKEQEIKVLDIAEITVKANNI